The sequence TTCTGTGGGCTCTGGATGGGGTGCACCGTGGGGCTGGGCCCTGCTGGGGAGGGAccagatggtggtggaggtgaaagGCCGACTGTGGACGGgggcgccccctggtggccagCCAGAGAGAGACGGCCTGGGCTGGGAGTAGGGTCAGGCAGCACCTGCAGGAAGCTGCCTGGGTTCTCCCGGCGCCCTCTGGTGAGGAGGCGGGGGTCCGTGTCAGCTGGTCTCCCCAAACCCACAGCCCCACCTGCACAAGGCAAGGGCCCCCGGTGGGAAGAGGAGCCCCCGTCGAGGCCCGGGTGTCAGAGAGCGACCCTCACCATGCTGGGCACGGGGAAAGCCGTTGCTGGAATCGTCCCTGGCAACAGGCACAGGCTCCCCGCCCACCTCTCGGTAAATGTCGAACTCCCGGGCCAGCGTGTGGATCACCACGGACAGGTCCTGCTCCCGCACCTGGGCCAGGAGAGGCACAACGCATGGGTCCCCAAGCACCCATGGGGCCCGCCCTGCCCCGcacccctcctccccccgccccagcccagcACCTGCGGGAGACTCACCAGGATGAAGTCTGTCTGGTAGGTGGACAGCATCAGCACAGACACGTGGTGCTCGGCCAGCGGTGCGATCACTGACCGGGCGATCTTGGTGACCCCGGCGGCCTGCACGGCCGCGCCGCTGGGGGACGACACGTTCAGCACCAGCCACGTGGCCTCGGCCACTTGCAGGAACTCGGATGGGGGCAGCTCTgtggggcagggggcacaggccCGGTCAGGGCCTACAGGGCGGACCCTGCCCTGTTTCCCTGTCTGAGCCTTACGGGGAGCTCTACCAAGATCGGGTCAGGTCTGGAGACTGGAGCTGTCTTCCTCCCCCAAGTTCTGGTCCTGAGACCTGCATGTCTGCAAGGACTGAGAGGTGCTTCAGGTGTTGGCCTGTCAGGGATTGAAACTTCCCAGTTAGGATCGGAGCTCCGAATTCAGACAGAGCTGGGTTCCAATCCCAGCCTCACCATCTACTTTCTGTTGACCTGGGGCAAatgatttaacttctctgagcctcagtttcctcttctgtaaaatgggatgccGGTATGGGCCTCAAGACAAATGCTCCGTGGGCGAACAGAAGCCTTATATCACGTGGCACCACCAGGGGGAGCCAGCACACCAAGTTGGCTAGGGGATGCCTTTTACTCTGAGCAGATCCAAACTTTCCTGCTGCACAAATAGGGAAACTAAGGCCTGAAGCAGCGCTATGCCTGCCGATGAAGCCCCAGTGATCTGGCCTGAGACTCCAGGCCTGTCAGCATGGGCCAGGCTGGCAGGAGTAGGGAGGTAGATGTCAGCTCCAGGGATCAGGGACGGGCCAGGCTGGCGTCCAGTCCGGAGCAGGAGCCACGGCCAGGGTGGCTGCTAATTGCCCAAGCACAGCTAGGAGGCCCGCCAGGACCCTGCCCTGGGCTGGCTGCCTGCTCCTCCTGCATTCCTTCCCCAACCCTCTCAGACTCCTGGAGCCGCCAGACCAGTTGGGGAGGGGGTGACACACACCAGAGAAGAGAGGAGTCAGTGGGGGGAATAACGGCGGGGCTGGGGTGGGCTGGTGAAACAGCCGCAGGAACCCGATTCTTGCCCCAGAACTGTAACTGAGGCCCTGCCGGCCGGCCAGGGGCTGCTAACCGCCCTTCACACACAGCCCCGTTTATAAAGCCCTTGAGGGACCCTATTAGATCAGAGCCGTAACTATTCCATTTTACATAAGAGGAAacagctcagagaggggaagtgacttgcTTAAGGGCACACAGCCAGTGAGAAGTGGGAATGGATTCGAACCCAGATCCATCCGCCTTCGGCCCCCAGCTCTTGCGACCATGGATCTTAGCATTCGGTGAGAACCTCACAAAGGGACGAGCGCAGTCTCCTCCCTTagaccccctccccagcccagcccccaccttTGAAGCCCTCCTCGTCCACCATGAGCGTGTAATCCTCGGGGGTCTCCGTCAGGCTGAAGAACTTGCAcctggttgggggcggggggcatcTTCAGCCTGGGTGGGGCGGAGGGAGCGGGTAGACCCCGGCCGGGCGCCTCCCTGCCCCCTCAAGCCTGTTTTCTCCCCAGGACAGTGGGGTGTGTGCCCCGTTTCCAGAACTGTGAACTGCTTTCCGCCTCCCCGACCTCCACGCCAGGACACGAGGAGAGGCTCACCCGCGGCTGCAAACTCAGGCCGTCGAACCTTGAGCCCTCTAGACCAGCCCCTCTGACCCGACGGGAGGCAAGTGGAAAAAGTTCTACGCAGTCGCCAGGAAAGAATGCCCCCACCTGACACCACTAGGGTTAAGCATTGACCATCCCAGGCTGTTTGCGCCTTAACCGGCCCTGGGAGGGGTCCTCACGGGGCCGGATAGGCGGCGGTCCCGGGGAGGTTAGGCCCAGGCCGGATGGCggccggggcgggggagggaggaggccagggagggCTCTCCCCGCCGGCTCCCGCTGGCCCCACGACGGCCCTAATCTCCCGACCCCGTCCCAGAGCGACAGTGCAGCCCACCCCCGTCTGTGCCGCGAACCCGGACGCGCACCGGCTTCGGCGGGGCAGGAAGAGCAGCTTGATGAGCGGGTGAGTGTAGAGCCAGAGGCCGGGGCGGGCGAGGCTCAGCACCCGCACCCGGTGCTCTAGGATGTGCAGCTCCATCGCGGCCCGCGCGGACCCGACCCCGCAGCCCACAGGACCCAGGCGGTGCTGGGGGCGGGTCGCTGGGGGCGGTGCCGGGGGGCTTAAAGGGGCCGCTGCGCGGCCGAGCGCACGCCGCCAGCTACGCCAGCTCCCCGAAGGCCACGCCGCGCGGACCCGGCGGCCAATCCAGGGTGGCCACGCCTCCTTCTAGCGCCGGAGCCTCACTCTGCTCCGTCCGGCCCGCCCTACCCGCCCCTGCTGGCTCCGCCCCACCGGTTTGGGCTCGGGAATTACCCGCTGACCCCACCCGCGATGAGTCCTcctgcgggggttggggggggggggggctgccGCGCCTTGCCCCCTTTCAGGGCTCCGCGCTTTCTGTAGGACGCCCGCTGCGCTGGGGTCCCGAGCCGGCGGAGACTGGGAGTCGTATCTGTCCTTGGGCCTTAGAATTAATTTCGCTGAGCCTTGGAGGCGCGCCTGGGACAGAACACAGCCCCCAAACTCCTGGAACGTGCGAGGGGCGGGGTCCGCTGCCGCAGCCCAGGCAGCCGTGTGGTTCTAGGCCCTGAGAGCGTCCTAGGGCCTTGCCCCTCCTTCCTCTCGTGGCTCAGAGCTGGCAGGGCCACCAGAGCTGGCAGGGGTGGCGGGGACAAAAGTCCCCCAGCGAGGGCTGCCCGGGACTAGTATTGACACATACCCTCCCTGCTTCGTGAGCCCCGTGAGTGGACTGACAAGGTGAAGCTTGACTCAGTGGCCTCAGCATCTTTTACTCTCACCCAGCTTCCAGAGCAGAAGGGAGGGCCCCAGCCATTCTCTGAGCAGcatgtggtggggagggggctgaagGCCACCAGGCTGAACACTTGTTTGGGCCAGAAATGCCCAAAGCCCAACCTTTGGGGGAACAGGGCCACGCATCTGGGGCTCACTGGGTCCTCAGGTTCTCCGCCGAGACATAAGGCTGCAGTTGTGAGCAGGACTGACGTGGCCTGAGCACACCTAAACATGCTTCATGCCCGAGGAGgcccccagcactggcaggcgcCCCAGATCCGAGGCTGGTGAGTGCCAACTTGGGCTCGTTTCCACATCAGGGCTGGGCTCTGCTCAGGCGTCCTCAGGCCTGCAAAGACCCCGGCGCGCACAGGCACGAGCACACGGAGGCTGGCCCTGCAGCAGGACAGAACGTGTTCCAGGGGCCCTTGCCTGGCCCAAGCGTCCTCAGGCCCCACTGCCAAGGCTCTGAATCAAACAGGTTAGAGCAGGACTCGGGTCTGATGGACCCAGCAGGTCTGAGCAGGCCTCCTGCCCGCTCGGCAGGCTTTACGGTAGGCGGATGGAAGAGGGGCAGCACTTGCCCTCCCTAGACTCTCCGGCTCAGTGGGTCCCCATGGAACGCCGCAGCCACCGATCCTGGCCAGTCCCTTGGAGGGCCAGGGAGGGGAGTGTCCTCTGAGGCCGAGCCCTCAATTCAGGGGCAGGTGGCATAGGAAGCCACAGGGGGGAGCGGCAGGAGGTGAGAAGTAGGTGGTTTGCCCTGAAAAGTTCATGTGACCCTTGACCTCCTCAGCCTCAGTATCCCTGGTTCTACCAGAACAGGGCGTCCCAGGCCAAGGCCGCAGCCCTGCGATGCCTAAATGCTCCCAGGGAGGctctgctcctccctccctctcccccggCACCCCCACCCGGCCCGcccagcctggtggcctgccaggAACAGCCACTATTGTTTGACTGGAAAAGCTGCTTCCTCAGCAGAAGGGGGGCCTCTCCCAGGGACACCCTGTTCTCACCCTTGCTGGTCACCACACTGCCTGCCTGGGTCCTCAATGCAGAGTCAGGTCACCCTAGTCAGGAGAGGTAGCGAGGGGCTCTGGGTCCCAATCTGGATCAGCTTCACCTCTCCCAGTCagctcctctgcttcctcctctgtaaaacggGGATAGGGATGAAGCCCACCCAGTCGTCAATCAGCCAGCCCAGCCTGGCATGTGCTCAGCTCGGTAAGCGGCCAGCAGGCACCTCGTATCACAGATTCAGGCTTCGCCCCGCACCCCTCTAACTTGGATGGAGGCCTGTGCTAAGCATGAGAGGGTAGTTCTTCACAACCACCCACCCTTGGCACCAGCACCGGCCCAGAACGAGTACCTTACTGGGGTCCAAAGTGGCATCCAGgccagcccctggaggaggaggactcCGGAAGGACTTACGGAGCCCCTCACCTCTGTGACAGGCAGGGATCAAGGCCTGGGGAGCAGGCCCTGCTCTGCCTTAGCCCTGGTGACCCTCACCCTTGGCAGGCCGTGGCCACGGGCCGGGGGGATGAAGTAGGGGAAATTGGGGCCAGGATGGGGGCCTCTGTAGGGTGTGGAGGAGATGCTGAGCCCTAGAGGTGGGACCCCCTTCCCAGTCCCAAGATACACACCAGCTCTCTACACAAGCCTGTTTATTTCTGTACAAAACCATGTTTCTATTTTACACAAAgaaactccccaccccccacccccaccacatccGTGCCCTGGCCCTGGGGAGCATCCCCCCAGGAGGGGCTGGGTGAGGCCCCACCCATCGGCCCGCACTTCTACCCGCCCCAGCTGGGCCGGCCCGAGCTCCactctggagaaaataaataaggagaCTCAGGCAGAATCTGTGCTGGGCCAGCCAGACTCTCTGCCGCCCGGGGCCAGGCAGCGGGCCCTCGGAGGGTGCGCGGGCCCTGgagtgtcagtcagtcagtgaACCGTGTGGTGTGTGGAGACCCCAGCCCAGGGGCCTGAGCTGCCAGGGTTACAAGTAGGTGTCCTCACTCTCCTGGGACGTCAGGCTCTCCCGGGAGCGGTGGTGGGCTGAGTCCCGAGGGGCCGAGCCCTGGGGGTCCTGGGGGGCTGGATCCTGCACGGGCATATCCTGTGGGGGTGATGCATCTCCTGCGGCAGCCGCTGCCTTGGCTTGACTCGCGGCAGGCGGCTGGTCCCGCTGCCCACTCTCCCTCGCCGGCTCCCGCGGCTCCTTCTGGACCTGCTTGGATGCCTTGGACTTGCCTTTGGAGCCAGAGAAGGGGGCGTCCAGGGGCAGGCGGATGGATGGTGAGGGCTGCAGGCTGGGCCGTGGGCCCGGCTCTGCCTCCAGGATGGCCTTGGCGCCGTGCAGCCTGGGTGGGGACGGGCACTGCAGCTCCCCCCGCGTCTCCTGCCAGCGCCGCAGCTGGATGAGGTGCTCGCGCTCGATCTGGCGCTCCGTCACTGGCAGCTCCACCACCTGTGGGGCGGTGAAGGCGGGGGGGGCGTCAGGAAGAGCTGTCCCCTTCCGCCTCCCAGCCCGGGCCATGCGGGCTGACCACAGGACGGTGGTCACAGGCCCCAGAGTGACTGCCAGGTGAGCCAGGGCCTCGAGGCCCACCGCCTCGGAGGAGAAAGCCACGAGTCCTCCTGCCTACCTGTGTATCGCCTCACTCCAGCCCCCTAGAGACAAAGATCCACAAGAGAGAAAAACGGGAAAATAAAGCCAAGGCTTGATGGGTGGGGCCGCACCTACTCTCATTCCTTCTACGGGGATCTGGGCCTCTCTGTGCCCCTCTCCTTGTTCAGACAGAAGGACGAGGTCTGTCCACACCGTCTTGGGCTGCTGAGCACAAGGCCGCAGGCCCCCACCAGGCCCTCAGTCTCCCCCTCCCTCcgggggtgaggggcaggggtggCTGTACCTCCTGGACCAGGAACGCCTCCTGCATGACCTTGGGGTTGAGGCTCCGCAGCCGCTCGATGGTCTCGTACTGGCCTTGGCAGCCTCGGACCTTCTCGGGGGAGCCCAGCGCCTGCTTCAGCAGCACCAAGCCCACCCGGAAGATGATCTTGACTCCTGCAGGGGGGCAGGCAGTGAATGTGGGCGGTGGGGGCTGCTCTGGGGAGTTTCTCTGCAAACAGAGAACCCCCCGTGAACTGGACTGGTGGCAGGGGTGCCGCCCCGAGCCCAGCCCAGTACCTTCACAGAAGAACATGTCCCAGACACGCAGCACGGAGCTCCAGGGCAAGGTGCGCGAGAAGGCGCACATGAACCACTCGGTCATGTAGAGCAGCGGGTCGATCTTCTGCTGGCTGAGGTGCTTGTGGGCCACGGGAGACACCTTCTGCAGCAGCGAGAAGAGGATCTCCCCGTCCAGCTGGATGGCCTCCTGGGGGGACAGGGAAGACACCGGGCCGTGACCGAGGGCCCGCAGCAGCCACCCCTGGCTCCTCAAGCGGCTCACGCTGCAGGGTGCCAAGCTCCT is a genomic window of Bos javanicus breed banteng chromosome 17, ARS-OSU_banteng_1.0, whole genome shotgun sequence containing:
- the CASTOR1 gene encoding cytosolic arginine sensor for mTORC1 subunit 1 isoform X2 translates to MELHILEHRVRVLSLARPGLWLYTHPLIKLLFLPRRSRCKFFSLTETPEDYTLMVDEEGFKELPPSEFLQVAEATWLVLNVSSPSGAAVQAAGVTKIARSVIAPLAEHHVSVLMLSTYQTDFILVREQDLSVVIHTLAREFDIYREVGGEPVPVARDDSSNGFPRAQHGPSPTVHPIQSPQNRFCVLTLDPETLPAIATTLIDVLFYSHSPPREAASGGPGSSSIAFFAFSLIEGYISIVMDAETQKKFPSDLLLTSSSGELWRMVRIGGQPLGFDECGIVAQIAGPLAAADISAYYISTFNFDHALVPEDGIGSVIEVLQRRQDGLGS
- the CASTOR1 gene encoding cytosolic arginine sensor for mTORC1 subunit 1 isoform X1, which encodes MELHILEHRVRVLSLARPGLWLYTHPLIKLLFLPRRSRCKFFSLTETPEDYTLMVDEEGFKELPPSEFLQVAEATWLVLNVSSPSGAAVQAAGVTKIARSVIAPLAEHHVSVLMLSTYQTDFILVREQDLSVVIHTLAREFDIYREVGGEPVPVARDDSSNGFPRAQHAGPSPTVHPIQSPQNRFCVLTLDPETLPAIATTLIDVLFYSHSPPREAASGGPGSSSIAFFAFSLIEGYISIVMDAETQKKFPSDLLLTSSSGELWRMVRIGGQPLGFDECGIVAQIAGPLAAADISAYYISTFNFDHALVPEDGIGSVIEVLQRRQDGLGS
- the TBC1D10A gene encoding TBC1 domain family member 10A; translation: MGAARGRGVGGVGGGREAEAAEVAAEAEAAGAARMAKSFEENGPRAPAAQGSLSGTRESLAPGPDAAAADELSSLGSDSETNGFAERRIDKFGFIVGSQGAEGALEEVPLEVLRQRESKWLDMLNNWDKWMAKKHKKIRLRCQKGIPPSLRGRAWQYLSGGKVKLQQNPGKFDELDMSPGDPKWLDVIERDLHRQFPFHEMFVSRGGHGQQDLFRVLKAYTLYRPEEGYCQAQAPIAAVLLMHMPAEQAFWCLVQICEKYLPGYYSEKLEAIQLDGEILFSLLQKVSPVAHKHLSQQKIDPLLYMTEWFMCAFSRTLPWSSVLRVWDMFFCEGVKIIFRVGLVLLKQALGSPEKVRGCQGQYETIERLRSLNPKVMQEAFLVQEVVELPVTERQIEREHLIQLRRWQETRGELQCPSPPRLHGAKAILEAEPGPRPSLQPSPSIRLPLDAPFSGSKGKSKASKQVQKEPREPARESGQRDQPPAASQAKAAAAAGDASPPQDMPVQDPAPQDPQGSAPRDSAHHRSRESLTSQESEDTYL